One window of Pseudacidobacterium ailaaui genomic DNA carries:
- a CDS encoding uracil-DNA glycosylase: MSLTPEMQQALAARLRYYRDLGVGEFYRRGNPERNVSCSEIPEPEPEDLMSRTQARPAPAAELFVDATEVLSPEKRADALRLVQQEIGECTRCPLAFLGRHTIVFGEGDPNARLLFVGEGPGADEDMQGRPFVGRAGQLLNNMISAMGLKREQVYIANVVKCRPPQNRTPEPVEATTCSQFLFRQIDILRPEVIVALGATAATYLLNSKSALGGLRGRLHEVRGAKVVVTYHPAYLLRDPRQKKEAWKDLQLAMAELGLSVPKRSNESNSSPGALPEA, from the coding sequence ATGTCTCTCACTCCTGAAATGCAGCAGGCATTGGCAGCACGTCTACGTTATTACCGCGATCTCGGTGTTGGAGAGTTTTACCGCCGAGGAAATCCCGAGAGGAATGTAAGCTGCTCCGAAATCCCGGAGCCGGAACCCGAAGATCTCATGTCCAGGACCCAGGCCCGACCCGCACCCGCTGCAGAGTTGTTCGTTGACGCCACCGAAGTCCTTTCGCCGGAAAAACGGGCCGATGCCCTGCGCCTGGTCCAGCAGGAGATCGGCGAATGCACGCGCTGTCCGCTGGCATTTCTGGGCCGGCATACCATCGTTTTTGGTGAAGGGGACCCGAATGCCCGCCTTCTTTTCGTTGGCGAAGGACCAGGCGCGGATGAAGACATGCAGGGACGTCCCTTTGTGGGCCGGGCCGGGCAGCTGCTCAATAACATGATTTCGGCCATGGGCCTCAAGCGGGAGCAGGTGTATATTGCCAACGTCGTCAAGTGCCGACCTCCACAAAACCGCACACCGGAGCCTGTGGAAGCCACAACCTGCTCGCAGTTTCTCTTCCGGCAGATTGATATTCTCCGTCCGGAGGTGATTGTTGCACTCGGCGCAACGGCGGCCACCTATCTTTTGAACAGCAAGTCTGCCTTAGGCGGACTGCGGGGAAGACTGCATGAAGTGCGCGGGGCCAAGGTGGTCGTGACCTATCATCCGGCGTATCTGCTGCGCGACCCGCGCCAGAAAAAGGAAGCCTGGAAAGATCTCCAACTGGCAATGGCGGAGCTTGGACTCTCGGTTCCAAAGCGTTCGAACGAGTCGAATTCGTCTCCTGGCGCTCTTCCTGAGGCGTGA
- a CDS encoding DUF2911 domain-containing protein, with the protein MRLKPSAKLLSSIALAAFMSCAMALAQSSKPPLSPPAQASVSLAGHTITIDYSAPSMRGRKIFGGLVPYDKVWRTGANAATTLKTDVNLRIGDLGVPAGTYTLYTIPEEHGWTLIVNRQTGQWGTQYDQSKDLGRVKMSEGVVPSNPVETFQIRFENTKGNTSELHLRWETTNVYVSVTAVP; encoded by the coding sequence ATGCGCCTGAAACCCTCAGCAAAATTGTTGTCTTCGATCGCCCTGGCCGCCTTCATGTCCTGTGCCATGGCCTTGGCCCAGAGCAGCAAACCACCTCTCAGCCCTCCTGCACAGGCCAGCGTTTCTCTTGCCGGGCATACCATCACGATTGACTATTCAGCGCCCTCGATGCGTGGCCGCAAAATTTTTGGCGGGCTGGTCCCCTATGACAAGGTATGGCGTACCGGTGCCAACGCCGCCACCACCCTCAAAACGGACGTCAATCTCAGGATTGGTGACCTGGGCGTCCCCGCCGGCACTTACACCCTCTACACCATTCCCGAAGAGCATGGGTGGACACTCATCGTGAACCGGCAAACCGGCCAGTGGGGCACTCAGTATGACCAGAGCAAAGACCTTGGCCGGGTAAAGATGAGCGAAGGCGTGGTCCCCAGCAATCCGGTCGAAACCTTCCAGATCCGCTTTGAAAACACGAAAGGCAATACCTCGGAACTGCACCTGCGCTGGGAAACGACCAACGTCTACGTCAGCGTTACCGCCGTACCGTGA
- a CDS encoding diguanylate cyclase domain-containing protein encodes MQNTWQDILVLGLLVLLFGMIHRRRTSVRLVYWIAGWFFVLAHFAALQLRPASYFGQNLQWAVSASGLALAGTCFLLAAMATRLSLRYQFLLGSIASIPALTFIFLVAFDYDRVAPLIFLVNLGECGAIWAGVRFAARRKKILWANNLIALACGTWLLELIAHHQAGMGLNAILTQVFLLNAVLYWEDFRRASVGVVTASVGLVAWAMVFPASAILFHFYPHLLVTSPLWNVPKYFVEFGMILTLMEEQIVDAETQRKQYQLLFDSNPHPMFLYDPQGLKVLRVNDAALVQYGYSREEFLALRVMELVDVSDRVEAQKVILREGEDVRTTGPWKHRRKDGSRFHAEISSHSIEFEGRRVRFCMVIDVSDKQRLYEQLEHRANHDPLTNLPNRFHLEQRLRHTLETAARHKQKAAILCIDLDRFKQINDTYGHAVGDICLQEIAGRLKKRLRESDTVARTGGEEFTIVLGDLHADADAEKVAADLLGAFRRQFTVSGVTLDLSASLGIAIYPDHGVDAHQLWRAADLAMYRAKRAGGGRYMKADGMEQSIITLFRPKAETHPPDA; translated from the coding sequence ATGCAAAACACCTGGCAAGACATTCTGGTCCTGGGCCTGCTGGTGCTGTTGTTCGGGATGATCCACCGCAGGCGGACCTCTGTACGTCTGGTGTATTGGATCGCGGGCTGGTTTTTTGTTCTGGCCCACTTTGCTGCACTGCAGCTGCGGCCGGCCTCATACTTCGGACAGAACCTGCAGTGGGCCGTAAGCGCATCGGGGCTGGCGCTGGCTGGGACCTGTTTTCTTCTGGCGGCCATGGCCACGCGCCTGTCGCTACGTTATCAATTCCTTCTGGGATCCATCGCCAGTATTCCCGCGCTGACGTTTATCTTTCTGGTGGCATTCGACTATGACCGTGTTGCCCCGCTGATTTTTCTGGTCAATCTGGGCGAATGCGGCGCAATCTGGGCGGGGGTACGGTTTGCCGCGCGTCGGAAGAAGATTCTGTGGGCGAACAATCTGATTGCACTGGCCTGTGGTACGTGGCTGCTGGAACTGATTGCGCACCATCAGGCAGGAATGGGGCTGAATGCCATTCTTACCCAGGTTTTTCTTCTCAACGCGGTGCTGTACTGGGAAGATTTCCGCCGGGCCTCAGTCGGGGTGGTTACGGCTTCAGTAGGGTTGGTGGCCTGGGCCATGGTCTTTCCCGCCAGCGCCATCCTTTTTCATTTCTATCCGCATCTGCTGGTCACCTCGCCGCTGTGGAATGTGCCCAAGTACTTTGTGGAATTTGGCATGATCCTGACGCTGATGGAGGAGCAGATTGTGGATGCGGAGACACAGCGGAAGCAATATCAGCTGCTGTTTGACAGCAATCCGCATCCGATGTTCCTTTATGATCCGCAAGGATTGAAGGTGCTGCGGGTGAACGATGCGGCGCTCGTGCAATATGGCTACAGTCGGGAAGAGTTTCTTGCCCTGCGCGTGATGGAGCTGGTGGATGTATCGGACCGGGTGGAGGCGCAAAAGGTGATTCTGCGGGAAGGAGAGGACGTAAGGACCACTGGCCCCTGGAAGCACCGCAGGAAAGACGGCAGTCGGTTCCATGCCGAGATTTCTTCACACTCCATTGAGTTTGAGGGGCGCAGAGTCCGGTTCTGCATGGTGATTGACGTCTCCGATAAGCAGAGGCTTTATGAGCAACTGGAGCATCGGGCCAATCACGATCCGCTGACAAATCTGCCCAACCGCTTTCATCTGGAGCAAAGGCTGCGGCATACGCTGGAGACAGCGGCGCGGCACAAGCAGAAGGCGGCGATCCTCTGCATTGATCTGGACCGCTTCAAGCAGATCAATGATACGTATGGCCACGCGGTGGGCGACATTTGCCTGCAGGAAATTGCGGGCCGCCTGAAAAAACGTCTTCGCGAATCCGATACAGTGGCTAGGACAGGTGGCGAGGAATTCACCATTGTTCTTGGCGATCTGCATGCGGATGCGGATGCGGAGAAGGTGGCCGCAGACCTGCTGGGCGCATTCCGCCGACAGTTTACCGTCTCCGGGGTGACGCTGGACCTTTCCGCGAGCCTTGGGATCGCGATTTATCCGGACCACGGAGTGGATGCTCATCAGCTCTGGAGGGCCGCCGATCTGGCCATGTACCGGGCCAAGAGGGCCGGAGGAGGCCGTTATATGAAGGCCGATGGAATGGAACAGTCCATCATTACGCTGTTCCGGCCCAAGGCCGAAACGCACCCGCCGGACGCATAA
- a CDS encoding M20/M25/M40 family metallo-hydrolase codes for MPVTAPATAFARISQIASQRSVHEAFRWLHLHEQQIMRWQQELVSIAAPPFGEGPRALWLASRLHEIGLEEVHLDAIGNVIAKLPGQDRSHPCVVVSAHIDTVFPDGTPIQPRLIGTRLFAPGACDNGAGAAALLAIASALRRAQVHLPGDILFLANVGEEGEGDLRGMRYFYQQIPSISQVAAHLVLDGAGHEVAVTRALGSRRYLVTIAGPGGHSWTDAARPNPIVVLSRAIAQLGDRQLHEMPRTTLNVGTIEGGTAVNAIPERVTARFDTRSTDADQLVRLEVDLHRAVEDTVLNGNQGLSEGLCLRFSIQTIGDRPAGALPENSPLLHTLRAVDRHLSIRTETRIASTDANIPLSLGVPALSMGAGGEGGGIHTRSEWYDARGRNLGLRRILLLACSAF; via the coding sequence ATGCCTGTAACTGCTCCGGCCACGGCGTTTGCCCGAATCAGCCAAATTGCTTCTCAGCGATCGGTGCATGAGGCCTTCCGCTGGCTCCATTTGCATGAACAGCAGATCATGCGCTGGCAGCAGGAACTTGTCTCCATCGCCGCACCCCCCTTCGGCGAAGGTCCGCGCGCCCTTTGGCTCGCATCCCGTTTGCATGAAATCGGCCTCGAAGAGGTCCACCTGGATGCCATCGGCAATGTCATCGCGAAACTGCCCGGACAGGACCGCAGCCATCCCTGTGTTGTGGTTTCCGCCCACATCGACACGGTCTTCCCAGACGGGACCCCCATCCAGCCCCGCCTGATAGGCACCCGGCTCTTCGCCCCTGGCGCATGCGACAACGGCGCCGGGGCCGCAGCACTTCTGGCCATCGCATCCGCCTTGCGCCGGGCGCAGGTCCACCTCCCGGGCGACATTCTGTTCCTCGCCAATGTCGGCGAAGAGGGCGAGGGCGACCTGCGCGGGATGCGGTACTTTTATCAGCAGATACCTTCGATCAGCCAGGTTGCAGCGCATCTCGTCCTCGATGGGGCCGGGCATGAAGTCGCTGTGACCCGCGCCTTAGGCAGCCGCCGTTATCTTGTCACCATCGCCGGGCCTGGCGGCCACTCCTGGACAGATGCCGCCCGGCCCAACCCGATTGTCGTGCTGAGCCGCGCCATTGCCCAGCTCGGAGACCGGCAGTTGCACGAGATGCCGCGCACCACCCTGAACGTCGGTACCATCGAAGGAGGCACTGCCGTCAATGCGATCCCGGAAAGGGTCACGGCCCGCTTCGACACCCGTTCCACCGATGCCGACCAGTTGGTACGGCTGGAGGTGGACCTGCACCGCGCTGTCGAAGACACTGTTCTGAATGGCAATCAGGGCCTGTCCGAAGGACTCTGCCTGCGCTTTTCCATTCAAACCATCGGCGACCGCCCTGCCGGAGCGCTCCCTGAAAATTCTCCTCTCCTGCACACGCTCCGCGCGGTGGACCGTCACCTCAGCATTCGTACAGAAACGCGCATCGCCTCGACCGACGCCAATATCCCTCTTTCGCTGGGCGTCCCGGCCCTCTCGATGGGTGCTGGCGGCGAGGGAGGGGGCATCCATACCCGCTCGGAATGGTACGACGCACGCGGTCGCAACCTAGGTCTGCGGCGGATCCTGCTGCTGGCCTGTTCCGCATTCTGA
- the truA gene encoding tRNA pseudouridine(38-40) synthase TruA gives MMKKKQTDPQPGPLPSRSQTASGWKLVLAYDGTDFHGWQVQPGRPTVQGLLSDAIEHITGERVLPQGSGRTDAGVHALGQVATFILSAPIPPPNLLRALNRALPSSVRVLSAEVVSPDFHARHHALSKTYEYRIYRGEICPPWQARYVYALHGALDLSAMRRAADLIIGEHDFASFAASDPDLSERLLQGSPPRTTVRTIFSSLWEERGPELLVYRVQGTGFLHHMVRNLVGTFLEVGRGRIHPERIPEILAVRSRRAAGPTAPARGLWLVSVNYEA, from the coding sequence ATGATGAAGAAAAAGCAAACAGATCCACAACCCGGTCCCCTTCCCTCGCGCTCGCAGACCGCTTCCGGCTGGAAGCTGGTGCTTGCTTACGACGGCACAGACTTCCACGGCTGGCAGGTCCAGCCCGGCCGCCCGACCGTTCAGGGCCTTCTGTCCGATGCCATTGAGCACATCACCGGTGAGCGCGTACTCCCTCAGGGCAGCGGACGGACGGACGCTGGCGTCCACGCGCTCGGTCAGGTTGCAACTTTTATATTATCGGCTCCGATACCTCCGCCCAATCTCCTGCGCGCGCTGAACCGCGCTCTTCCCTCGTCCGTCCGCGTGCTCAGCGCGGAAGTGGTCTCGCCAGACTTTCATGCCCGGCACCACGCCCTTAGCAAAACCTACGAGTACCGCATCTACCGAGGAGAAATCTGCCCTCCCTGGCAGGCGCGTTATGTATACGCACTCCACGGGGCGCTCGACCTGTCGGCGATGCGCCGGGCCGCGGACCTGATCATCGGCGAACACGATTTTGCTTCCTTCGCCGCTTCTGACCCCGACCTCTCGGAGCGTCTCCTGCAAGGGTCCCCCCCACGCACCACCGTCCGCACCATTTTCTCCTCCCTCTGGGAAGAGCGTGGACCGGAGCTGCTGGTCTATCGTGTCCAGGGCACTGGCTTTCTGCACCACATGGTGCGTAATTTGGTTGGGACTTTCCTCGAAGTCGGCCGCGGCCGGATCCACCCCGAACGTATCCCGGAAATTCTTGCCGTCCGCTCCCGCAGGGCTGCCGGACCCACAGCGCCTGCACGGGGCCTGTGGCTGGTCTCGGTCAATTACGAAGCGTAA
- a CDS encoding TolC family protein codes for MPSWAVSPQQTTGTSAQTTPHRAALHKRAKIHAQPAAATGQAQATNETARQSVQGLPSEPAPNYTQPLYLRPTGRDYTKPRGYWPNPIAPYAPQHEDVGRFSNSPRLDDLVKDGKIYLSLSDAIILGLENNFDIAIQRYNLDIADTDILRAKTGSSLLGVSSGLLTGTIGGTTSTVQASTGGGPGGTTAASGGAGAGASGLVLTTNGQGPQPEQMDPSITGNIQFERSKLPQTSPFQTGSLTLNQNTNTYNFTYNQGFVTGTALQVGFDNSRTTSNSRFNTYSPVLQTSFQAKLTQHLLNGCCVGINDRFVIQAKNDRRIADSAFRQQLLYTINQIENIYWGLVSAYEDVQAKQRALEQSTQLASDNRKQLQIGTLAPLDVVNADSQVASDKQALISSQSTLEYQQLVMKQAIARNLDDPRLANAPIIPTDRVSLLETPEEHTPVDDLVRQADANSPAIEQAMLTLKNDEITLKGVKNGLLPTVDVYGFYGAAAVGGAGNPLCNPLFGSCSVTPVGYSSAFENLFNSSNPDKGVGFNVTIPLRNRTAQALQTRSLLEYRQAQMRLAQLYVQTRMNVINGQYALTNDRAAVQAALAAREYARQSLDAEQKKYRLGASTTANVLQMERNLATAENNVISATAKYATDRAALAMTLASTLDRYGINIVDAAGGNISQQKLNIPGLEPAKQLPEVMIPGQQENLQKQEQQPVPEPQSQQNMPLPQQPH; via the coding sequence ATGCCTTCGTGGGCGGTTTCTCCGCAGCAGACCACGGGCACATCGGCCCAGACGACGCCGCACCGGGCTGCGTTGCACAAACGTGCGAAGATCCATGCGCAGCCGGCCGCAGCAACCGGGCAGGCACAAGCGACAAACGAGACAGCGAGACAGTCTGTCCAGGGGCTGCCGTCAGAGCCGGCGCCGAACTATACACAGCCGCTTTATCTGCGTCCGACCGGGCGAGACTACACGAAACCCCGGGGTTACTGGCCGAATCCGATTGCACCATATGCGCCGCAGCATGAGGACGTGGGGCGGTTTTCCAATTCTCCACGTCTGGATGATCTGGTCAAGGACGGCAAGATTTATCTGAGCCTCAGCGATGCCATCATTCTTGGACTGGAAAACAACTTCGACATCGCCATACAGCGCTACAATCTCGACATTGCCGATACAGACATTCTGCGTGCCAAGACCGGATCATCGCTGCTGGGCGTAAGCAGCGGGCTGCTCACAGGGACGATTGGAGGGACGACTTCCACGGTACAGGCAAGTACAGGCGGCGGTCCGGGCGGCACAACAGCGGCTTCCGGAGGTGCTGGAGCCGGTGCTTCGGGCCTGGTGCTGACGACCAACGGCCAAGGCCCTCAGCCGGAGCAGATGGACCCCAGCATTACCGGTAACATCCAGTTTGAACGCTCGAAGCTGCCCCAAACATCGCCGTTTCAAACCGGATCTTTGACGCTGAACCAGAACACGAACACCTATAACTTTACCTATAATCAGGGTTTTGTTACTGGTACTGCTTTACAGGTGGGCTTCGATAATTCCCGCACAACAAGCAACAGCCGGTTCAATACCTACAGCCCGGTGTTGCAGACGAGCTTTCAAGCCAAACTGACGCAGCATCTTCTAAACGGATGCTGTGTTGGTATCAATGACCGCTTTGTGATTCAGGCGAAGAATGACCGGCGCATTGCAGATTCGGCCTTCCGGCAGCAGCTGCTTTACACCATCAACCAGATTGAGAACATCTACTGGGGGCTGGTAAGCGCCTATGAAGATGTGCAGGCCAAGCAGCGTGCCCTGGAGCAGTCGACACAACTGGCCTCGGACAACCGCAAGCAGCTCCAGATTGGCACCCTCGCCCCGCTGGATGTGGTGAACGCTGACAGTCAGGTGGCCAGCGACAAACAGGCGCTGATCTCTTCGCAAAGTACTCTGGAATACCAGCAACTTGTGATGAAGCAGGCGATCGCACGGAACCTGGATGATCCAAGGCTGGCCAACGCTCCTATCATTCCTACCGACCGCGTCAGTCTGCTGGAAACTCCGGAAGAACATACGCCGGTGGACGATCTGGTACGGCAGGCGGACGCAAACAGTCCGGCCATTGAGCAGGCCATGCTGACCCTGAAGAATGATGAAATTACCTTGAAGGGGGTCAAGAATGGTCTGCTGCCGACTGTGGATGTCTATGGGTTTTATGGCGCAGCCGCGGTGGGCGGAGCCGGAAACCCTTTGTGTAATCCGCTGTTCGGTTCCTGCTCTGTAACCCCGGTAGGCTACAGCAGTGCTTTTGAGAACCTCTTTAACAGCTCCAACCCGGACAAGGGAGTGGGTTTCAACGTCACGATTCCTCTTCGGAACCGTACGGCACAGGCCTTGCAGACACGGTCTCTGCTGGAATACCGTCAGGCGCAGATGCGTCTCGCGCAGCTCTATGTGCAGACACGCATGAACGTGATCAACGGGCAGTATGCGTTGACAAACGACCGCGCAGCGGTGCAGGCAGCACTGGCAGCACGTGAGTATGCACGCCAGAGCCTGGATGCGGAGCAGAAGAAATACAGGCTGGGCGCTTCGACTACGGCCAATGTCCTGCAGATGGAGCGCAATCTGGCCACCGCAGAAAATAACGTCATTTCCGCAACGGCAAAGTATGCGACAGACCGGGCCGCACTGGCGATGACGCTGGCCAGCACTCTGGACCGCTACGGCATCAACATTGTGGATGCCGCGGGTGGAAACATCTCCCAGCAAAAGCTGAACATTCCCGGACTGGAGCCGGCCAAGCAGTTACCAGAGGTGATGATTCCAGGGCAGCAGGAAAACCTGCAAAAGCAGGAGCAGCAGCCTGTCCCTGAGCCGCAGAGCCAGCAGAACATGCCCTTGCCGCAGCAGCCGCACTGA
- the eno gene encoding phosphopyruvate hydratase, translated as MTEIAAIHAREILDSRGNPTVEADVVLNDGAVGRAAVPSGASTGEHEAVELRDGDKSHYLGKGVLQAVENVESVIAPELIGMDAANQRLLDETMIALDGTTNKGKLGANAILAVSMAAARAVANALGIPLYRYLGGVNASILPTPMMNILNGGAHADNNVDFQEFMVMPVGAERFSDALRCGAEIFHTLKGVLKKKGYNTAVGDEGGFAPSLKSNTEAIEVILEAIELAGYKAGEDVVIALDPASSEFYDKEKGKYVFKKSDKSEKSSEEMARFWQSWTQQYPIVSIEDGLAEDDWQGWKYLTDLIGDRVQLVGDDLFVTNTERLQRGIDEGVANSILIKVNQIGTVSETLDAITLGRRYGYTSIISHRSGETEDTFIADLAVATGVGQIKTGSASRTDRIAKYNQLLRIEEELGQAAEFLGLKAVNFGE; from the coding sequence ATGACAGAGATAGCCGCGATTCATGCGCGCGAAATCCTTGACTCGCGCGGAAACCCGACCGTGGAAGCCGATGTGGTGCTGAACGATGGAGCGGTGGGCCGCGCCGCGGTACCAAGCGGTGCCTCTACCGGCGAACATGAGGCAGTAGAACTGCGCGATGGCGACAAGAGTCATTATCTGGGCAAGGGTGTCCTGCAGGCGGTGGAAAACGTCGAGAGCGTGATTGCACCAGAGCTGATCGGGATGGACGCAGCCAATCAGCGCCTGCTGGATGAAACGATGATTGCGCTGGACGGCACGACGAACAAAGGAAAGCTGGGCGCGAATGCGATCCTGGCTGTTTCCATGGCGGCGGCCCGTGCAGTGGCGAATGCGTTGGGGATTCCGCTCTATCGTTATCTGGGTGGAGTAAATGCGTCGATTCTGCCCACACCGATGATGAACATTCTGAATGGCGGCGCGCACGCGGACAACAATGTGGACTTCCAGGAATTCATGGTCATGCCGGTGGGCGCGGAACGATTTTCCGACGCACTGCGCTGTGGGGCCGAGATTTTCCACACGCTGAAGGGCGTGCTGAAAAAGAAGGGCTACAACACGGCCGTGGGCGATGAGGGCGGATTTGCCCCTTCGCTGAAATCCAACACGGAAGCCATCGAAGTGATTCTGGAGGCGATTGAACTGGCCGGCTACAAAGCAGGCGAGGACGTCGTCATCGCCCTGGACCCGGCATCCAGTGAGTTTTACGACAAGGAAAAGGGCAAGTACGTTTTCAAGAAATCTGACAAGAGCGAGAAGAGCAGCGAAGAGATGGCGCGCTTCTGGCAGAGCTGGACGCAGCAATACCCGATTGTCTCCATTGAAGACGGACTGGCGGAAGATGACTGGCAGGGATGGAAGTATCTTACGGACTTGATTGGCGACCGTGTCCAGCTGGTTGGAGATGATCTGTTTGTAACCAATACAGAACGTTTGCAGCGTGGAATTGACGAGGGCGTAGCCAATTCGATTCTGATTAAGGTCAACCAGATTGGCACGGTCAGCGAAACGCTGGATGCCATCACGCTGGGACGCCGTTATGGATATACATCGATCATTTCTCATCGGAGCGGCGAGACAGAAGACACATTTATTGCGGATCTTGCGGTGGCCACCGGAGTGGGGCAGATCAAGACCGGATCGGCCTCGCGCACAGATCGCATCGCCAAATATAACCAACTGCTGCGGATCGAAGAAGAGCTGGGGCAGGCGGCAGAATTTCTTGGACTGAAAGCGGTAAACTTTGGTGAGTAA
- a CDS encoding DUF2059 domain-containing protein: MRILSTAACVAFFSAAALAQQTAAPATSSAASSQTQPSQPAPPPVPPPAHPITAEQIEEMQKLTKADEMKDRIVTNLMQYYRSTIPPFIPQDVIQDLDKSLHSADLNAKAAEIYPKYLSTEDAAKIIEFYKTPAGQHLAGAQPYLTAELQRSAVQVAQQTVKDVITRHQAEIQDAQKKYMQEQQQNKPSLNAPAQKPQSSAAPK; encoded by the coding sequence ATGCGAATCCTTTCGACAGCGGCGTGCGTCGCCTTTTTTTCGGCAGCAGCTCTTGCGCAGCAGACGGCGGCCCCGGCCACGTCCTCTGCAGCCAGTAGCCAGACACAACCCTCCCAGCCGGCCCCGCCGCCTGTACCGCCGCCGGCCCATCCGATTACGGCTGAACAGATCGAGGAGATGCAGAAACTGACGAAGGCCGATGAAATGAAAGACCGCATCGTCACAAACCTGATGCAGTACTACAGAAGCACTATTCCTCCCTTCATTCCGCAAGATGTCATCCAGGACCTGGACAAGAGCCTGCACAGTGCAGACCTGAATGCGAAAGCGGCAGAGATTTATCCGAAGTATCTTTCTACAGAAGATGCAGCCAAGATCATTGAATTTTATAAGACCCCCGCAGGACAACACCTGGCCGGGGCACAGCCCTATTTGACGGCAGAGCTGCAACGTTCCGCCGTACAGGTGGCACAGCAGACGGTGAAGGACGTGATCACGCGGCACCAGGCCGAGATCCAGGATGCGCAAAAGAAGTATATGCAGGAACAGCAGCAGAACAAACCATCGCTCAATGCTCCTGCCCAGAAGCCGCAGTCTTCAGCCGCGCCGAAGTAG
- the gpmI gene encoding 2,3-bisphosphoglycerate-independent phosphoglycerate mutase yields MSHKRPLVLTILDGWGYRPQVENNAIALARKPTYDKLLAEYPNTLLHASDHFVGLPDGQMGNSEVGHLNIGAGRIVQMDITRIDLLIAKDEFASHPVIADAMKRARENGRQLHLFGLVSDGGVHSHQEHLYALLRAAKKHGVERVFVHAFMDGRDTLPTSGAGYLEALQQKMSEYGVGKLASVSGRYYAMDRDRRWEREKKAFDAMVKGQAEGGAYHDAVARVRESYNNGVTDEFIVPFVVTDEQGHPNGVIRDEDVCIMFNFRADRARQITRVLARNSGLTKEEGRDLVSAAELDETIPRSEVPQKLHYVCMTQYDKLFTLPMVILPESMENLLANMLAQANLRNLRVAETEKYAHVTYFFNGGIETPFPGEDRVLVPSQKVATYDLAPEMSASGIADAVIKAVEDTAFDLVVVNFANADMVGHSGKLEPTIRGVETVDACLGRIYQAIRQRGGALLITADHGNAEMMVDPVTGGPHTAHTTNPVPFLLVSEDANQYSLKPGGSLRDISPTVLGLLGLEQPKQMTGGDLRQRRG; encoded by the coding sequence TTGTCACACAAGAGGCCATTGGTCCTTACGATTCTGGATGGATGGGGCTATCGCCCGCAGGTGGAAAATAATGCCATTGCTCTGGCACGCAAGCCAACCTATGACAAGCTGCTGGCCGAGTATCCGAATACGCTGCTGCACGCTTCGGACCACTTTGTTGGTCTGCCGGATGGACAAATGGGCAACAGCGAGGTGGGGCATCTGAATATCGGTGCAGGACGCATTGTGCAGATGGACATTACCCGCATTGACCTGCTGATCGCCAAGGACGAGTTTGCCTCGCATCCGGTCATTGCGGATGCCATGAAGCGGGCCCGTGAGAATGGGCGGCAATTGCATCTGTTTGGGCTGGTCTCTGATGGCGGCGTGCATTCACATCAGGAACATCTCTATGCACTGCTGCGGGCAGCCAAAAAGCACGGCGTGGAGCGGGTGTTTGTCCATGCCTTTATGGATGGCCGTGATACGCTGCCGACCAGCGGCGCGGGTTATCTTGAGGCCCTTCAGCAAAAGATGTCCGAGTATGGGGTCGGGAAGCTCGCATCTGTCTCCGGCCGATACTATGCCATGGACCGAGACCGCCGCTGGGAGCGCGAAAAGAAGGCCTTTGATGCCATGGTGAAAGGACAGGCCGAGGGCGGGGCTTATCACGATGCCGTTGCACGTGTCCGCGAATCTTACAACAACGGCGTGACCGATGAATTTATTGTGCCATTCGTTGTTACAGATGAGCAGGGACACCCGAATGGTGTCATCCGCGATGAAGATGTATGCATCATGTTCAACTTCCGTGCGGATCGCGCCCGCCAGATTACCCGCGTACTGGCCAGAAACAGTGGTCTGACGAAAGAAGAGGGACGCGATCTGGTGAGCGCGGCCGAACTGGATGAGACGATTCCGCGCAGTGAAGTGCCTCAGAAGCTCCACTACGTCTGTATGACGCAGTATGACAAGCTTTTTACGCTGCCGATGGTCATCCTGCCGGAGTCCATGGAAAACCTTCTGGCCAACATGCTGGCGCAGGCTAACCTGCGCAATCTACGTGTGGCTGAGACCGAGAAGTATGCGCATGTGACGTACTTTTTCAACGGCGGGATTGAGACACCGTTTCCGGGGGAAGACCGCGTGCTGGTGCCCTCACAGAAGGTAGCGACCTACGATCTTGCACCGGAGATGAGCGCTTCCGGCATTGCGGATGCCGTCATCAAGGCCGTGGAGGACACGGCATTTGATCTGGTTGTCGTGAACTTTGCCAATGCAGACATGGTTGGGCATTCAGGCAAGCTGGAACCGACGATCCGAGGGGTAGAGACAGTGGACGCATGCCTGGGACGTATTTATCAAGCCATCCGGCAGAGAGGCGGCGCACTGCTGATTACCGCCGACCATGGCAATGCTGAGATGATGGTGGACCCTGTAACCGGAGGCCCGCACACCGCGCACACTACGAATCCCGTGCCGTTTCTTCTGGTGAGTGAAGATGCGAATCAATATTCGCTGAAGCCCGGCGGCTCGTTGCGTGATATCTCGCCGACTGTGCTCGGGCTTCTGGGCCTGGAGCAGCCAAAGCAGATGACCGGCGGGGATTTGCGTCAGCGTCGAGGATAA